In the Acidobacteriota bacterium genome, GGCATGAAACCGCACGCTGCCGCTCTGCCACACGGCAATCAGCACGGCGTTTGGCGGCAGCCGTTCGGCCACCAGGTTCGCGGTCTCGCGATACCGTCCCTCGAGGGCCTGCAGCGCCAGCACGTCGCGCGCGCCGGCCACCCGCATGCCCAGCAGCGCCAACATCACCGTGCCGATGGCCACGACGCCGCGCATGCGGGCCCCATCGGCAACCCGTACGGCCACGCTACACGCCACCACGAGCAGCAGCACGATGGCAGGAATCAGGAACCGCAAGTACCACCACTCCGGGTGCGGACGGTACGGCAGGTAGATACCAAACACCACGGCCGCGGCGGCGAGCAGCCACAGCGCCACGCGTCGCGACTCGCCGGCGAGCAATAACGGCGCCGCGAGGGCAATCAGCGGAAACACTGTTTGCGTCTGGTAGAAGGCGCGGCCGTAACTAGATAGATTCGAGGCGACGTTCGACAGGCTGAAGAGTTGGTCGACCCGGCCATAACCGCTGCCAACCGGGCTGCCGTACAGCACCTGGTTCAACCACAACCACGCGGCCACGCCCGGGAGCGCGCCGACCACCATCAGCCCAGTGGATCGCCACGGTATCGGCTGTCCCGGCCGCCACTGCATCGCGGCCACGATCACGGCAAGCGGTGCGAGATTCGGGCGGACCAGGATGGCGATGCCAACCAGGACGCCGGCCAGCAACGAGGTCCGGCTTCCACCTTCGCCAAGGCTACGGTGGACAGGAAAGCCGGACACCACATCGAAGCCGGTCCGGCTAAAGCCGGACACTACATCAGGCTCCGACTTCAATGTGGCGTCCGGCTTTAGCCGGACCGTGGCGACAGCCAGCGCCGCAAGCCACAGCGCGGCCGTCGCGATGTCGTTCATCGGCTGCACTGCCTGGAACAGCACGATCGGACTCGACGCCGTCAGGGCCGCGGCCGACACGCCCGCCAGGCCGCCGGCCAGGCGATTGGCCAGCACGAAGGCGCACCACACCAGCACGAAGGCGGCGATCGGCGTCACCGCGAAAATCGCGTCGCGGCCGCCGATGGCGTAGAACGGCGCCATCAGCACCGAGAACCCGGGCGCACAGACCGGCGAAGCGGCGTCTGGTCGAACCGGTGACGGAATGAAGCCGCCAGGCGCCAGCGTGCGGGAGGCCTCGGGCCACGGCGCCTCGACCGCGAGCGCACTCGCCGGCTGCCACTGCCCGGTGCCGAAAGCTTCGGCCATCAACCCATAGCAGGACGAGTCGGAACCGCCGACGGCGCCGGTCCCACGCGTCACGCCGAACGTGGCGAGCCCCAGCGCAGCTGCGAGCGCCAACGCCACGGGGAGCCAGGAGCCTGGCGCGCCGGCTTGTCCGCCGAAGCCTTGGCTAAGGTGGAAGCCTTGGCGAAGGCGGCTCATCGTGACAAGCGGTACTTGATCAGGACCTGGATGGCCCGCACGCCGTCGCGCCAGCCAATCTTCTTGCCCTGGGCGCGGCTGCGCGGTTCGAAGCGCACCGGCAGTTCGAGAATCGGGTGGCCGTCGCGCAGCAGCTTGGCCGAGATCTCCGGCTCGATGTCGAAGCGATTGCACTCGAGCCGCAGCCCGCGCGCGACCTCGGTGGTCATCACCTTGTAGCAGGTTTCCATGTCGGTGAGCCGGCCGCCAAACAGCACGTTGGTAATGCCGGTCAGCACCTGGTTGGCAAACACCGACAGCCACGGCGCGTCGGGACGCCCGGCCAGGAACCGCGACCCATAGACCACCTTCGTGCGGCCGTCCAGGATCGGCTGCACCAGCACCGCCAGTTGCGCCGGATCGAGTTCCAGGTCCGCGTCCTGGATGGCGACGATGGTGCCTGAGGCCTCGGTGAAGCCGGTGCGTATGGCGCTGCCCTTGCCGCCGTTCTTCGCCGCATGGATGATTCGCAACTCGGGCCGGACCGGCAACCGGTCGAGCACCTCGCGGGTGCCGTCGGTCGAGCCGTCGTTGACGACCAGGATCTCGCGCGGTGCCGGCAACTCGATCACCAGCAGCCGCTCGATGACTTCGGCCACCGTCCGCGCTTCGTTGTAGACGGGAACGACGATTGAGATGAGGGGCGGCAAGAGCAAGTCAGAAGTCAGAGGTTAGAAGTCAGAAGAAGCCAATCGCCGCATCGTCTTCCTCTACGACCTTGGCGTTCGCCTTGCGCTCTATCTTACGTGCGGGAATGCCTGCGTAGATAGCAGATCCTTCAAGTGTCGAGCCCTTGAGCACCACGCTGAGGGCGCCGATATGGCACTTCTCGCCGACCTCGACGTTGATGCCCACCATGCTGCCCAGGCCCACTGTTACCAAGCGCCCCAGGCGCACCGGGCCGGTCTTGACCATGCCGGCCTCCACCGTATGCCCCGACAGGTGCACGCTCTCGCCAATGACCACACCGTCGCCGAACTCCAGCATGTTGTGATCCGAAATCGACAGGCTGTTGATGTGGACACCGCGGCCAATCTTTGCCCCGTTCCATCGCAAGTACAGCGTCCACAGCGCAGACGCACGGAAAAAGGTCCCCACGAAGACGCGGACGATGTGGATCGAGACCATGTAGCGGACCCAGTCGAGCAGGGGCCATTCGAGATCGCGGAGTTTCCAGGCCCCGTTCGGCGCCGTCCGCCAGCCGCACACCCGCGTCGACAGCGCCGACAACGCCACCAGCACGATCGCGAACAACAAATAGGCCGGCACGAGGGTGGTCGCGACAATGGCCGGGCGAATCAGCGGCGGAATCGACCAGCCCTGGGTCCACGTCCAGAAGTAGAACGCGGGTAACACCGACAACCCGAACACCAGGCTCTGCACCACGAACATGGTGAGCACGGTCCAGGAAACGCGGCCAGCCTGCGCAGGAGTCACCGCGAGAAGCTACCATAGGGAAGGCGGATTTGGTGATTTGGTGATCTCACGAGTTGGTGATTTGAAAGCGCTTGCAAAAGAGCCACTCGTTCTCGTGCCCGGCATCGACGGCACCGGCCTGCTGTTCTACAAACAAGTGCCGCGGCTGGAACGGCGCTATGCCGTGACCACCGTCCGCCTGCGCGACGAGGTGCGGGCCATGGGCGAATTGGTGGCCGACCTGCACCAGTCGGTGTTGGCGGCCTCAGACCGCCCGGTGACGCTGCTCGGCGAGTCGTTCGGCGGCGCCCTGGCGCTCAGCTATGCCCTGGCGCATCCGGAGCGCATTGGCCGGCTGGTCATCCTCAACTCGTTCGCGCACTTCGGTTCGCCGGCGCGCCTGTGGCTGGGGTATCACCTGCTACGCGCCACGCCGTGGGGCATGATGCGCCTGGTGCGGCAACTGAACGGCCGGCGGATGCACTCGCCGGGCACCGGCACCGAAGAGATCCGCCGGTTTCTCCAGCTGATGCAATCGACGACGCGCGAAGGCTATCTCTCACGGCTGCACATCCTGCGCGACTACGACCTTCGCGAGCAGCTGGCGTCGCTCCAGTCGCCCGTGCTGTACCTGGCTGCCGACCGCGACGTGGTCGTGCCGTCGGTGGCTCAGGCGCGGCTGATGGCCTCGCTTACGCCGCGCGCGAGCCTGCGCGTGCTCGAAGGCCATGGCCACAGTTGCCTGATTGCACCCGACCTGGACCTGTCGGCGATTCTTGATGAATGGACGCCGAAATGACGATCGTCAGCATGGCGCAAAACGTCCCCGGGCCGGTGGCCGTCGCCCGCCTCATGGCGGCAGGCGCGTCGGCCATCAAGATCGAGGCACCGTGGGGCGATCCGCTCCACGGGTTCTGCCGGCCCTGGTACGACGAGCTGCACGCTGGCGTAACCATCGCGCGCCTGGACCTGAAGTCGGCCGACGGCATGCGGGCGCTGATGGACTTGCTCGGCTCCGCCGACGTGTTCATCGCGAGCCACCGTCCGAGCGCGCTCGGCCGTCTCGGCCTCGATGCCCCAGCGCTCGCCATGCGATTCCCCCTGCTCCGTCACCTGAACATCGTCGGCAACACGGCGCATCCGGAAGAGCCGGGGCATGACGTGACCTACCAGGCACAGGCCGGACTGCTGCAGGGAGGCCTGCCGAAGACGCTGCTCGCCGATCTGCTGGGCGCCGAGCGCGCGCATGCCGCGGTGCTCGAGATGATGCATAAGGGCCCGGGAGGCAGCCGCGTGGTCGGACTGTTCGACGCGCTGAAGGACCTCACCGCGCCGTTGCGCCACGGATTGACGGCGCCAGGTGGCGTGCTTGGCGGGGCCAACCCGGCCTATGGGGTGTACGCGGCCAGGGACGGCGCGATTGCAGTCGGCGCGCTCGAGCCGCACTTTCGTGAGAGGCTCTATGCCGCGCTGGGGCTTGCCGACGGCTCGCCCCTGGCCACAGTTTTCGCGACGCGGACGGCCGCCGAATGGGAGCAGTGGGCCACGGAACGCGACATTCCGCTCAAGGCCACTGATTAAATGCGGCCACAGATTAGACACAAATTAGACACAGACCAATCACTTTCAAACACACAGACCAATCACTTTCCAACGCACAAACCAATCACTTTCCAACGCACAGACCAATCACTCTCACAGACCAATCACTCTCCACCACACAGACCAATCACTCTCGAACACACAGTCCAATTACTCATCATGAATGCAGACAATCCGCTCGCGGCAGCCTATGGTCACGCCACACGCTACATGGACGAGGTCGCGGAGCGGCATGTGGGCTCGCGCGCGGAGCGTGCTGACCTGCTCATGGCGCTCGGCGGGCCGCTGCCCGCCGGCGCGACCGATTCGGTCGAGGTGATCAATCACTTGGCGAAGACCGCCGACCCCGGCATTGTTGCCACCATTGGGCCGCGCTACTTCGGCTTCGTGACCGGTGGCGCGGTGCCGGTCACGGTGGCCGCCGACTGGCTGGTCAGTTCGTGGGATCAGAACGCCTGCCTGTACGTGCTCTCACCAGCGGCCTCGGTGATGGAAGACATCGTCTCTGGCTGGATCGTCGAGCTGCTCGGGCTGCCGGCATCCGCCGGGGTCGGCTTCGTCACCGGTTGCCACATGGCCAACTTCACGTGCCTGGCCGCGGCGCGGCACGAAGTGTTGCATCGCGCCGGCTGGAACGTCGAAACCCAGGGCCTGCAGCGCGCGCCCAAGGTGCGGGTGCTCGTCGGAGGTGAGGTCCACGTGTCGGCGGTCGGTGCGCTGCGGTATCTCGGGTTTGGCAGCGACGAACTCGAGTTCGTGCCGGTTGACGGCCAGGGCCGCATGCGTGCGAATGCGTTGCGGGCGCAGCTGGGCACGGGCGACGGCCCGATGATCGTGTGCGCGCAGGCGGGCAACGTCAGCACCGGCGCCAGCGATCCGATCGCGGAGATCGTCGAGATGGCGCACGCGCGCGGCGCGTGGGTCCACGTCGATGGCGCATTCGGGTTGTGGGCCGCCGCGGTACCCGAGTTGCGATCGCAGGTGCGCGGCATTGAATCCGCGGATTCGTGGGCCACCGACGCGCACAAATGGCTGAACGTGCCCTACGATTCGGGCCTCGCGATTGTGGCCGACACGGCGCCCCTGCGCGCGGCCATGGGCATGAAGGCCTCGTATCTGCAGCGGGGAGACGACGAAGAACGCATTGGCATGGATTGGACGCCCGAGTCATCGAGGCGCGCGCGCGTGGTGCCGCTCTACGCGCTGTTCCGGGCGCTTGGCCGCGCCGGCATCGAGGGGCTCGTCCGCCGCAACTGCGCGCTCTCGCGGCGCATGGCGGACCGGTTGTCGGCGGCACCCGGCATCACCATCCTGAACGAGGTGGTGCTGAACCAGGTGCTGGTGCGGTTTGGAGACGATCGCACGACCCAGGATGTGATTGCGCGGGTGCAGGCCGACGGCACGTGCTGGGCCGGCGGCGCGTTCTGGCAGGGACAGCAGGCGATGCGGATTGCGGTGTCGAACTGGTCGACGACCGAAGCCGACATCGACCGTTCGGCCGATGCCATGCTGGCCTGTTACCGCGCGGCGCTCGCTACTTTTTCTTAGCCGGCGCTTTCTTGGCCGGCGCTTTGGGGGCCGGCGCCTTCTTCGCTGCGGGTGCGGGTGTGAATTCCAGCATCACGTTGCTGATGGTGGCGATGGGCCGCCCCGTGGCGGTGAAGTTGTCGGTGGCGTCGGGCCTCACGACCGACAGCTTTTCGCCCATCACCGACACCTGGTCGACGACCGCGGCCGGCAGTTCGACGGTGATGAACTCGGAGCCGATCGGCGCCACCGCCTTCATCCCGCCCGGTCCGGCGCCCCCGCTGATGCGGTCGAACAGGTCTTTTTCAGTGCGAAACTCGCTTTGCACCGTCGCCCGATCGATCAGCGTGTTGTCCATCGACATCACGCCGATGGTCGCGGTGTGTTTGCGATAAGCCTGCTGCTGCTTGACGAGCTCGGCCGAATAGGTGTGGCGGTTGTGCAGCTCGAACATCAGCTTCACCGGCCCGCGGTGCGGCGGGATGGTGATGAGAATGCCGTCCTTCGGGTCGCTCGCCGTGAGCACGTCACAATAGCGGCGGCCCGTGGCCACGCCCTGCCCCAGCTCGGAGGGGCACTTCAACTCGGCCTGGATGCGCGAAATTACCGGCGCCGCCGCCTTCCGGGTGGTCTTGGCCGGCGCTTTCTTCGGGGTGGTCTTGGTGGTCTGTGCGTCGAGCGACGGGATGAACATGAGGCTTGCACACAGAAGAGCCAGCATCACACGCATTCCGTAAGTATAGCGTCCGTTCGGCAGTTCGTTTGCTTAGGCTCGGGCTAGCCTGTTGCCCCGACTGACTGTTGGTCACCTCGCGTGCTTTCCTGTCTCTCTCTGTCAGGTCAGCCGCCGAGTAGCGAGTGCTGGCAAGCTTGTTCCACTCCAACTTCTCGTAGGGCGCAACCGGTTTTCCGGAGGATAGGTCAATGAGTAGAGTTCGATTGTGGTTCGCAGCGATCAGTTTGATGGCCCTCGCGACGGCGCCTGTCGCCGCCCAAGTCCAGACCGGGTCGATCCTGGTCCGGGTCACCGATGAGCAGGGGTCCGCCGTGCCCGGTGTCATCGTTACGTTGGCCAGCCCCGTGCTGGTGGCCGGGACCATGAGCGGCGTCACCGACGCCGGCGGCGTCAACCGCTTTCCGTCGTTGCAGCCGGGCATCTACTCCGTGAAGGTCGAACTGCAGGGCTTTCGTACCGTCATCCGCGAGAACGTGTCGGTGCAGGTCGGCGCAACGGTGCCGCTGGACCTGTCCCTGACGGTCGCGGCCGTCGCCGAAACGGTCACGGTCACTGGCGCCTCGCCGGTCGTCGATACCACCAGCGCCAACACCAGCGTCAACCTGGGCGAGCAGTTGTTGCAGGCCACCCCGGGCGGCCGCGACATCTGGTCGCTGGTGGAATACAAGGTGCCGAGCCTGCTGATCACCCGGCCGGACGTCGGCGGGACGTCGGGTGGTCTGCAGGGCGTGTTCAACGCACGCGGCACCACCAGCGCGCAGAACTCCAGCTACCTGAACGGCATCAATGTCGGCGACCCGGCGGCGATCGGTGCCGCCGGTTTCTATTACGACTTCGACGCGTTCGACGACATCCAGGTCTCGACCGGCGCGCACGACATCACGGTGCCGACAAGCGGCGTGTTCCTGAACATGGTGACCAAGAGCGGCGGCGACCGCTGGACCGGCCGGCTGACGGGCGCCTGGCTGGGCGATGCCACGCAGGGGCAGAACATCGACGACGAGCTGCTGCGGTTCGGGTTCCGGCCTGAATCCAACAGCGTGGACTTTGTCTCGGACGTCAACGTCAGCGGCGGCGGCCCGCTGGTCGCCAACAAGCTGCGCATGTTCGCCTCGTTCCGCGACTGGCGCGTGCACGTCAACACGCCGGCGGCGTTTTCGTCGCTCGTGCTCGACAAGACCGACATCACGTCTGGGCTCGTCAACCTGAACTATCAGATCAGCGACAAGAGCCGTCTCACCGGCCTGTACTCGCGGCAGTACTACAAGAAACCCAACCGTTTCCTGGCCGGCGCCAACACGCTGGTGCAGGATTCGACCAGCAACGAAGACGACGTGTTCGACATCTACCAGGTGCTGCTGAACTCGGTAGTCACGCAGCAGTTCTTCATCGACGCGCGCGTCGGCTTGAACAAGATTTTCTTCCCCACCTACCTGAACGGCGCCGACCAGACGCTGCTGGACACGGCGACGGGGATCCGCACCCGCAACTTCACCACCGGCACCGAGCGGTGGCGCGACCGCTACCAGGCCAACGCCACCGGCCAGTACTACCTGGACGAGTTCGCCGGCGGCCGGCACGAGTTCAAGTTCGGCGCCGACTACTCGCACATGCAGGTCGAGAACCGCGTCTCGCGTTTCGATGATGTGGAACTGACCTACAGCAGCGCCACCGGGCGGTCGCAGAACGTGACCCTGTTCGGCACCCCGTTCTTTTCCAAGACCGGTCTGAACATCCTGGCCCTCTACGCGCAGGACAGCGTGTCGTTCAAACGGTTGACGCTGACCGCCGGCGTGCGATGGGAACACCTGAACGGCTACCTCCCGGAGCAGAGCAGCCCGGCCAGCCGGTTCTTCCCGGACCTCACCCGGTCATTCGCCGAACTGCCGGATGTGGTCGACTGGAAGACGGCCGGGCCGCGCCTCAGTGCCGCGTACGACGTCCGGGGCGACGGGCGCACCGGCCTGAAGTTCGCGGTAGGCCGCTACTACTACGTGATCGCGGCGGGCGGCGGTATTCTCGACACGATCAACCCCAACGGGAACTACTCCGAGAACTATCCCTGGAACGATCTGAACGGCGACCTCCGCTTCCAGCCGGGCGAGCAGACCGGCACACCGGTCATCTCGCGAGTCAACACCTCGACGGTGTCGGTGGACCCGAACTACTCGCGGCCGTACACCGACGAGATCACCGGCGGCCTCGATCACGAACTGTTCCCGTCACTGCGGCTGAGTGTGATCGCCACTCATCGCACGGAACGCAATCCCCAGGCCACGTCGAACCCGGCGGCGCCGTACGACACGTTCCTGACCACCCGGAACGACAACGGCCGCGACGGGGTGGCCGGCACGGCCGACGATGGCACGTTCCAGTTCTACAACCGCACGTCCACGGCGGTGAATCAGACCTTCTTCACCAACGACCGGAGCTTCCGCCAGACCTACAACGGCATCGAGATCTCCGGCACCAAGCGCATGTCGGGTCGCTGGCAAATGCTCGCTGGCTACACCTACTCGCAAACGCGGATTGAGGGCGTCAGCGTGAACGTCAACCCGAACGCGCTGATCAACGCGGCGGGTCCGGTCACCGGCCAGATTGGCGACCGCCCCCACCAGTTCAAGGTGAGCGGCACCTACATCCTGCCGTGGTACGACATCGGCATCGCCGGCAACCTCAACGCGCAGAGTGGCGCCGCCATCACCCGGCAGATCAGCACCGCGCAGACCGTCGGCGGCAACACCACCGTCAATGTCGAGCCGCTCGGCTCGTACCGGCTGCCGTTCCGGAAGAATGGCGACCTGCGCGTGTTCAAGACCGCGCGCTTCGGCGCGCGCAGCCTGGAGATCTCGGTGGACGTCCACAACGTCAGCAACTCGAACACCCACTGGGATGCCCGCACGCTGGGTAACACCATCAACCTGCGGCAGAACGGTGATCCGGCCGGGGCCATCAACACGGTGCCGCAGTTCGCCTCGCCGGCGCAGGTCTACGGGCCGCGGAACGTCCGCTTCAACGCGGCTCTGCGCTTCTAGCAGATCACGAGAAAGTCACAGGAGGTCAAGAGTTCAGGAGAAGTTCATTCTTCTGATCTCTTGATCTCCTGTTTCCGTCTTCCTGAACTCGCGACGCTAGTCGCCGAAGTCGTGTGAGTGGGTCGGACCAGACGAGGCGATCCCGCCGCGCAGCTTCAGCAACTCCAGGAACTCCATGCGCGTCCGTGAGTGATCGCGGAAGGCGCCCAGCATGGCGCTGGTGATGGTGTAGGAGTTCTGCTTTTCCACGCCGCGCATCGACATGCACAGGTGCGTGCCTTCGCAGACCACGGCGACGCCGAGTGGCTTGATCTTCTCGGTGATGGTCTCGGCGATCTGGTTGGTCATCCGCTCCTGCAGCTGCAGCCGCCGCGCGAAGATATCGACCAGGCGCGGAATCTTGCTGAGGCCGATCACCCGGCCGTTCGGGATGTAGGCCACGTGGCACTTGCCAAAGAACGGCAGCAAATGGTGTTCGCACATGCTGTAGAAGTCGATGTCGCGGACGATCACCATCTCGCTATAATCG is a window encoding:
- a CDS encoding TonB-dependent receptor, which gives rise to MSRVRLWFAAISLMALATAPVAAQVQTGSILVRVTDEQGSAVPGVIVTLASPVLVAGTMSGVTDAGGVNRFPSLQPGIYSVKVELQGFRTVIRENVSVQVGATVPLDLSLTVAAVAETVTVTGASPVVDTTSANTSVNLGEQLLQATPGGRDIWSLVEYKVPSLLITRPDVGGTSGGLQGVFNARGTTSAQNSSYLNGINVGDPAAIGAAGFYYDFDAFDDIQVSTGAHDITVPTSGVFLNMVTKSGGDRWTGRLTGAWLGDATQGQNIDDELLRFGFRPESNSVDFVSDVNVSGGGPLVANKLRMFASFRDWRVHVNTPAAFSSLVLDKTDITSGLVNLNYQISDKSRLTGLYSRQYYKKPNRFLAGANTLVQDSTSNEDDVFDIYQVLLNSVVTQQFFIDARVGLNKIFFPTYLNGADQTLLDTATGIRTRNFTTGTERWRDRYQANATGQYYLDEFAGGRHEFKFGADYSHMQVENRVSRFDDVELTYSSATGRSQNVTLFGTPFFSKTGLNILALYAQDSVSFKRLTLTAGVRWEHLNGYLPEQSSPASRFFPDLTRSFAELPDVVDWKTAGPRLSAAYDVRGDGRTGLKFAVGRYYYVIAAGGGILDTINPNGNYSENYPWNDLNGDLRFQPGEQTGTPVISRVNTSTVSVDPNYSRPYTDEITGGLDHELFPSLRLSVIATHRTERNPQATSNPAAPYDTFLTTRNDNGRDGVAGTADDGTFQFYNRTSTAVNQTFFTNDRSFRQTYNGIEISGTKRMSGRWQMLAGYTYSQTRIEGVSVNVNPNALINAAGPVTGQIGDRPHQFKVSGTYILPWYDIGIAGNLNAQSGAAITRQISTAQTVGGNTTVNVEPLGSYRLPFRKNGDLRVFKTARFGARSLEISVDVHNVSNSNTHWDARTLGNTINLRQNGDPAGAINTVPQFASPAQVYGPRNVRFNAALRF
- a CDS encoding CoA transferase produces the protein MDAEMTIVSMAQNVPGPVAVARLMAAGASAIKIEAPWGDPLHGFCRPWYDELHAGVTIARLDLKSADGMRALMDLLGSADVFIASHRPSALGRLGLDAPALAMRFPLLRHLNIVGNTAHPEEPGHDVTYQAQAGLLQGGLPKTLLADLLGAERAHAAVLEMMHKGPGGSRVVGLFDALKDLTAPLRHGLTAPGGVLGGANPAYGVYAARDGAIAVGALEPHFRERLYAALGLADGSPLATVFATRTAAEWEQWATERDIPLKATD
- the folE gene encoding GTP cyclohydrolase I FolE, which codes for MAPETATPEMPATEMYNDPMQDLIHRLLIELGEDPTREGLVKTPRRVDRALRFLTSGYQTDIDETLNGALFSVDYSEMVIVRDIDFYSMCEHHLLPFFGKCHVAYIPNGRVIGLSKIPRLVDIFARRLQLQERMTNQIAETITEKIKPLGVAVVCEGTHLCMSMRGVEKQNSYTITSAMLGAFRDHSRTRMEFLELLKLRGGIASSGPTHSHDFGD
- a CDS encoding alpha/beta fold hydrolase; the protein is MKALAKEPLVLVPGIDGTGLLFYKQVPRLERRYAVTTVRLRDEVRAMGELVADLHQSVLAASDRPVTLLGESFGGALALSYALAHPERIGRLVILNSFAHFGSPARLWLGYHLLRATPWGMMRLVRQLNGRRMHSPGTGTEEIRRFLQLMQSTTREGYLSRLHILRDYDLREQLASLQSPVLYLAADRDVVVPSVAQARLMASLTPRASLRVLEGHGHSCLIAPDLDLSAILDEWTPK
- a CDS encoding aminotransferase class V-fold PLP-dependent enzyme: MNADNPLAAAYGHATRYMDEVAERHVGSRAERADLLMALGGPLPAGATDSVEVINHLAKTADPGIVATIGPRYFGFVTGGAVPVTVAADWLVSSWDQNACLYVLSPAASVMEDIVSGWIVELLGLPASAGVGFVTGCHMANFTCLAAARHEVLHRAGWNVETQGLQRAPKVRVLVGGEVHVSAVGALRYLGFGSDELEFVPVDGQGRMRANALRAQLGTGDGPMIVCAQAGNVSTGASDPIAEIVEMAHARGAWVHVDGAFGLWAAAVPELRSQVRGIESADSWATDAHKWLNVPYDSGLAIVADTAPLRAAMGMKASYLQRGDDEERIGMDWTPESSRRARVVPLYALFRALGRAGIEGLVRRNCALSRRMADRLSAAPGITILNEVVLNQVLVRFGDDRTTQDVIARVQADGTCWAGGAFWQGQQAMRIAVSNWSTTEADIDRSADAMLACYRAALATFS
- a CDS encoding glycosyltransferase family 2 protein; translation: MPPLISIVVPVYNEARTVAEVIERLLVIELPAPREILVVNDGSTDGTREVLDRLPVRPELRIIHAAKNGGKGSAIRTGFTEASGTIVAIQDADLELDPAQLAVLVQPILDGRTKVVYGSRFLAGRPDAPWLSVFANQVLTGITNVLFGGRLTDMETCYKVMTTEVARGLRLECNRFDIEPEISAKLLRDGHPILELPVRFEPRSRAQGKKIGWRDGVRAIQVLIKYRLSR